The Coccinella septempunctata chromosome 6, icCocSept1.1, whole genome shotgun sequence genome segment TTAACttaagcattaaaggaaggaggtACTCACAAGTACGAGAACCAGATAAAGAGGGAATTGAGGGAGAAATACACTCGAAGGTAAGGAAGGATAATGAAAACATTAAACACTAAAACGactaatacctacgcttgctcagcactgagctactcattcggtatcatctcttacAGGGAAAAATAAGAACAATGCTAACGAAATATCAGGAATACCTcctcaaaagctcaatagaacgaaaAGAGCTGCCAcgaaatttcaaagttcttcaTTAACCTGCTAATTACACTTCCTCGagacataaaatgaataaataaaatagtaATGAAGCTTCTTTTTTCGGGAATCTCAAATCTTCATATGCATTTCGAACTAGGTCCCAAAAATAATCTCTCAGCACCGGGAAATTCATCCCTTACATCACCTTGAAGGGGTTTATGACATCAATATCGATAAAAATTACTGGCATACTCCAACTTGAACCCAGTTTAATAGAGGTTGGTATTCGTAGAATGGAAAAGGAATTTGCATTCCTCAGATATTCAATCCAACTCTGTCGTTTACAACAAATCCcatttaattgaaaattttactTTCGAAGATATTGGTTATTCAAATATCGACAGGGGATTCTCAATGGAGGAAAGGTATGAAGGAATTTGAAAATATACTCCATATTGTCGTTTTGAAAAGATTCAAGAATGAACATTTCATTAGTTATTTGTAACGTAAATAAGTCCCTCACGTtgattcacctgaaaaatattAGAGTAATCTTATTTTGTACACCAAATGAAATCGAACGCATATTTGGGGAGTCCGatagagttgaaccccttttcactctgaaaccacttaagttgtatctatAAATGGTAGCCActcattttttgcgtgaagatatcatgcccaaataggtaacgatagataatagtagagtgatggcgAGATGAACAGCtcttttttttaggaaccgaaaattggctcatgtccccctaacccatgggagagttgaacaggggaccataagtttgtttatcaggaaaaacattgaaagaaaacaatttccgatgaccaacgattgcctatatgtcaaggttttcatcatcagatgtatcagcgtatgaaatacatattttctatttcagagtcactctcactcatttccgagatgttttttacttttttggacatttgtatatttttttatacttatttctataattcattttttttttaatcgaacTATTATCTaggctcagtgcgggaaacatggatcactgattatgtctcccaacCATAGCAttggtcaagtctcccgcactcccttttagcctATTCAactgatgttttcttgaaacttttacaactattattatcgtttgtaaaacaatattaatcaatgaaagcaataaacctaaataacaccacgcacatATTGAACATTTCAGTATAACAAacaaatattattcaatttttttacttcCTACAAACAAAATCAcattcaaccctctcactcccgagtTCTGATGGCgtccaaaatggagccgccactagttttgccttgttacgagtatgtcgcaagctatttatgATACCGGaggcgcgaaatttgaattaaaatatttgaggtggttcaagtctcccggactccccctactcACTGCATTCttgcaatattttcaacaagtaCCGTGAATATGTAAATAGTGATTTCATCTGATCACTAAAGTGTATCTGAAATTATACATATACATCAAtcaaatttctcaattttttctcaTGATTTTCTGATATATGAATTTGTGTTACATTCatgaagttgaaaaaataaGGAAACGTTAAGTACAGCCATATATCATATATAAAAGAATAATGCCTTATTGTTCTCTAGTCGGAAGTAATTCTGAGTAAATTCAGCACCCGCAGGGGTTGATAGCCATGTTATTTCCTCTGCATTACTCACAATTTCAGTTAGCTCGTTTCGGGGGTTTTTGTCCTCGAATTGCTGGGAGTATTGCTCTGCAAACTGGCTGGTTCTTAGCAGGGCTTTCTGTCTGgctttcgaaatgaaaatttagCCGAACTCGGCAATGCTTTCTGCAATCAATTATCAGCTGAAATTTCTACTCGAAGGGTGTAAAAGAACAATGACTTATTTAGCCGTGGAAACGAGCATCTGCCAGGCAAATGGAGAGCTGTTATTGAACTCTGGATGTATCGTATATGTCCAACAGGGTTCATTTGAAAATACGGTGTTTcgaaattcaatacaataatTTTGAGGGTATTTTTCCCGATTAAATTTAAGCCAACAAGTTTATACAggatggtccagatcgtaaccaagaaattttaactaCGTATTCTACATctaaaataagccctagtttgtcatataaacatatgtcgaggaatatttcttctcaaatattttggcgatttcttcatgcatgagaatgtgtttaatttttttaaccggaaacggtgcctcgtacagcaaaaagtcaagagaccgaatttgcccCAAATTAAATAGGGATTTGAACAGTAATTTTGATTGTAGGAAAAACCAGTtgtgtatcatttttttatctgaaaatatttagtctcgctgcagtacggacgccactggtagaatagaaaggaaatgatattatgcGAAAAGTGCttcttgacgctcaaaacctatgtctcaaatttcataaaaatatttcaagcaatgtgaaagttatcaatgaaaaacaattttttttctataattttaacaccccgtatctcggagaggaaacatttctcgacatatgtttatatgacaaactagggcttatttttgatgtagaatacgtggttaaaatttcttggttacgaactggaccaccctgtataaaaattgCTTCGCAAACGCTTAGTTACGaatctacagggtgttaaaTGTTCAATGTTCATTAgtttttaatttgaaaactgtATTGAGTGAAAATCCTCAAAAATACGAGTTTAATAATGAAGTCCTTAACCCCTTTAGGGTGATAGGGGACCGACTGTGGGGATTAAACTTTGAATGGTTCAAATACGATGATTTGTTACAAGATAGAAACTATCAACAATCTTGAGCGCGCTTTAGCGGCTAATAATAAGGTTTGAGAGTAGAATCAACGAAGTATCAGTAAATCTGGCAACGCTTTTCGTTCATGTATAAGACTGATGATCGTCTGACTCCCCACTTAATGTTTTTCACTTCAAAAGCACGTGGTGTTTAAGTGATAACGTACCCGGCACCAAAAGCTGAAATTAATTCAGCGATTATACAATCTTATATCTTTAATTCGACATTCACTTTTTGACAATATCCGATTAGCATTAATTCCAAATTTGGTACGTTTAgtctattgaagatgataagGACTATATGCAAATTGCTTCTACGCCTTTCTCTACGCAACGGTACTTCCAAAttactcgaacaaatatttgaaaagaatttTCAGCATTTAGATAAGATATTTGTATGAATAACCGGTCAAGTGGTTCGAACTCCGAGCTTCGACGTattcagaaaaacaaacaaatcgTATGATTTTATAATTTCAGCCAATAAATAATCTTTATTGCATTGAGGATTTCAGCAGAGGGAGATAAATCCCCCAAAAGTACCCCAAACATCACACTACAAACGCTCATGTAGATTCAGATTATTCCAAAACAATGGTAAGAAAAAACAtggtgaaaaatatttataaagacGATAAAACCCTAAATAGTCATTGATTTGTATTGAAATATTCAACTTCATCACCAAATTGTTCGATAACATTCTTTGAGCTACTTTGATGTGACTTGAACAACATGAGCAAGTAGAACTTACAGCTTTTGATTTTCCACCAAAGGCCATATTAATTGTTGAAAAATCACGTGAGTTGGATGGCTCTATATGTCAAAGATTGTTTGTTTTTATACTATACTTAGATACTTAAACGAGAAATGTTCAGCatatatgaataaaaaaaaggaaGAATCATTCTGCAAAACAATAACACAAATTTAATTATGTAGTTGTTAGAAAACTCCATGAACTTCTGCTCAAAAAGTCTCAAGCACTTTTCTCTTCTAAATGTGATGAATAAACTTTTGATACTATTCATTCTCAATTTCTTTGGTAGACTATGTTTTTCTTTTATAATGAAAAGCTTTTGCTTATTCAACAACTCAACCTCCTGTTTCCCTAGAATATTCATTTACATACATACCTTGTATTTACACTAGAATTCAAGTTTCTGTACGTGTAAGCCATAATTATAAATTGTTTTGGCTGACTTCGAATTGATTTCATCATTGTTGagactattttattattttctaatTAAAAATAGTGTAGTTTGGGACGATGGATTTACACCGAAATGGTATGATGCAATCTAATCAATACTTTCAAAGGCAGAATATAAGTtgccaaaattccatagccttctTGGCGCTGAAAATCATCCAATGCTCATTATAAATAGATAATAATGGATAGGCATCATCCGATGTTATCACAAAAACGCTCATGATAGCTCAGAATACAAATgtataatttaatttaattatgTTACTCAACAACGTGAGTTTCGTTcccttttttcatgtttttattGATAAATAGAGGTCAGTCAATTACTATTTACATTCCACTAGAACATCGGAGGTGTAGCGAACAATTCAAACACATAAAAACGATAAAATTATATAAGTTTATATTAAAATCAATATATTCAACATTTACAAGATAATCGATATAGTTTTGTAAAAAGATACACTTAAAACAACATAACAGAAAAATATACAAAGTAACAATAAGTTCGAAAGTTTATGATAACACCTTCAGTATCCACTAATGATAACAATGGCACCATATTATAAGTACTATTTTCACTATTATATAAGTAATTACTCATTCCCAGAAAATTACATCCATTGCCTTTGATACTATCTTGGAGACAATGAACTGGTCCATTTGAAGGAATTCAGCGAGGCAAATTATCGTAAATGAAATGTAAATGCAGATTTCACCTCCAAATTATCAGGATTATAGAAGTTAAATGTTTGGAAATTATTGTAGCCGAGTTCTTCGTTGGTCTAACACTAAGCGATAAAATTATTCTTGAAAGGAATGGACATAATGTCACGGTGCTAAAATATTAAGTAGAAGACAAAAACCGTATAATAACTCTGCGTGAATCTTCGTAGAAAAGATATTGAATCATAATGATAGtcgaaataataaaatgaaaaacgaATGCCTTGAAGttgcatattttcaatcttATCACAGATAGAAGACATCGATCAACAATATAGAATTCATGGAGCAGAAGATTCTTAGAAAGAGTGGGTTTCAGGAGTGGAAATCTTCGCCATTAATGTTTCATCCAATCTATTCCAGATCTTGGAcagtctgaaacaaaaaaaaagaaaaataaataaatattttatttgtatcTATATTTACATTggcttcaagaattattgacattgaGCTGGCCTTGAAAGTCCTGACGCAGCTTAACTTCAGGTGTATGACCGTTTGACTcatagaaataaaatatatgagtatTTGAATTCAAGCAATACTCAAATTCATAGCCAATAGATCAGCATTCAAAATCGCAGCCACTAGAGattcaaatataataataataaagttacggccagtttcataatcaaatttaaagtcactttaagcttaaagcttccttcactgtcatttttagtaggtttaaaggaagctttaaaattaaagcgaatttaggtttgattacgaaaccggtcATAAGTAAACCTACTAACTACTTGAAAAGTTGCAATAAAAATTTGTTCTCACAAAGAAAACAtcaatttataaaataaaacataGTTCTTTCAAGATATCAGAAAGTTTTCGTGATTTTACCAGTTTCTTCTACTAGAATTATTAAAGTTTTTGTTCAATCGTCTTTAACGTGGTTCAGCAGACTTTATTAATCGTTAAGAAACAAACTAAAATGCCTTGAAGTTGTGAACTCGTACATATTTGGACTCTAGAGGCATAAAGGATATGTGTGAATGTATACATTTTTCCGAAAATCACTAACCCGTAATTTTATAATTGGAATTATCACATTCATACATGAGTGCCCGCAATATCAACAATAATAATTAAGAAATTTGTGCAACCTTGAAAATACTGACCTTTTATTTTTCATGGATCACATCTCAGGATGTTTTCACTGATCCTAATTCACCAATAAGGTCCACTGTTTTCAAAATGAGTCCAACTGGCAAATTCTGACCACGTACTTGCATTTACTGAGGTTCCAACGTAATCACTCGTACCCTTGTTTTCCTTTTTCGGTATCATGTTTTGGCCATTTAAGAAACTGTCGTTCGAGTTTGTTCTAGGAAGAAAATGGATCCTTTTGAGAAGAAGATAATTCTTATTGTCGTTGTTATCCCAGTATTCCGTTTGGTCGCTTTTGAAACATATGCAAAATTCCAATCTTTTAGATTTTTTCGGCAGATCCATATTGAAGGAGAAGGTGTCATAAACGACGTAAGCTGACGTGGCACTGGAAGATGGTAAGGTGTTTGGGACGTAAGAGCAAAATGTATCATGGTGTGTACTCCAGTCATCACAAGATGACCGCACAAATATAACCTTCTCGAAGGATAAATTCGCTACTTTGATGGTTCCGAAGATTTGTTCTTCATTCTCCTTTATCAAGATATTCTCCAAACAAACACGTTGTGTCTCTAGCCTGTGTCGAAACTGTATATAGTCCGATGCAGGCTGGGGAAAAGCGATTTCCCAACTAACGTCAGATTTTACCGGATCAGCACTGATTCCACGAGTAACTTCTGAAAGGAAACGCTTGGTCCAGAGGGGAGGGACGTTGGAAGGTTCAGTCATCAGTCGCACGTGTGTTAAAGACATTCCTTTGTCGTCGGCAAATACGACTTTTTTCTTGTTCTTCGTTGGACTCAGATTGTCGTCATCAGAAGAAGTTTCCTCGGATGTTCTTGTTATTAAAATCGGTTTGCTAGGTCGGGTGAATtgtttcgaggagcacctgacTGGAAAAGAAGTTGATCTTCGAATCCTAGGCACATCTCTGAACGGCGACACGTGGTAGGGTTGATGTGGAAGGAACTCAGTGGGTGGGCTGTGCGAGAAAACTGGAGGACTATGTGACAGCAGCATGATGTAAAAATTTGATtaacctgaaaaaaaataacgaataaaATCATTACAAaaaagagaaatattttcaatatttcacagaaaaaattaaagaaatctCTAACAGAAGGCATGATGCAACATTAACTTAAataaatagttgcgaaaaaatcaAGGGGCAACTTCTTGACAAAAATAGatgtctttcatataatttgtttttagGCACCCCCTGCTTAAAttaaatataattattattacattCGTAAAAATATCTGGGTATTCGGCATGAAATGTGTAGATGCAGCTATTTTTGGCTACTTCGTATACACTGGAGGTAAGCGTCtaaaaaaccataagaaaaaaaattcatttcataatatagCATAACAGGAATTAAATCATTTTGTTGCCCTTCTTCCTTAACAGAACGTTATCGTTTTGTAAAAATATCTGTAATTTTCTAATCTTGTTTCAAAAGTGGACATATGGTGTAAGCATTGTGTGTGAAAAATTGGcagactttttttttcttggagTTGAGTTGAATTCTGTTATTTCTCTTGGAATAAAGTACATAGGTATATTCCGAATTGAATAATTGTGTATATTCAATATACACACTTATTGGCATCCTGGAATTCGATAATGAATGCCCTTTCAATatgataatgaaaaaaaactttcagaGGAATTATACCAGTGTCAAAAACATCTTTGTGAATATATCAAAGTTTGCAAGAAATCTTCAATCGGATTTTTGGATATATTGTATGATTTCATTCGGTAACAACGATAATAACTggtgaaataatttattgatctagttgaagatgaaaaaaaggAATTTGAGATCAGAAAACTATTGTATTGAATTCAAGATCGTATTGAAATCGCAGTTATGATAATGAAGATTCAAAATTACGTGAAAAATTCAGATTTGCTttcgaatatattgaaagaaaagACTCACCGTCAGAAGAGTAGGAATTAAGATATACGAGTACATACATATATGTAAAATTAAAACGAAATTAACATAAACAGATCTAACTCGGAAGATGTTACTACATTCCACGTCATTCAACAAATATGACTGTCCTAAACTCTTATCGTGTTTCAAACCCAAACATCTTATATATACCTGAATAAATGGTAGGGGTTCTCATCCACTTATTTAAATATCAAAACTTCTATTTCTATTGAAAACTTAATCTTGTCCGCCCAATATAAATCAGGATTTCAGTTCCCTACCCTAGAAGTTAAGATCTGAAGAATCtaaagaaatgaatgaattttttgaacgaCTGACAGATTATAGGTACCTGTTGAATTGGTTGACTCAGGTCAAACAGACTATTTTTGATGGTTTACTGCTAAATTTATAGATATAGCATATACAAGAATAATATAAATAGAAAAATGTCACTAATATACTACTGAGTGTTCGATTGTGAGCTCCTTTTCAAATAGATATTTCGTTTTTCCTTAGTTTCTTACATATTTATTTAATGAAAGGCTTTCTATATACAGCGATAGAATAGACTgtgtgataataataatatttattgtaaaacaaaaattgatacaAATAATAAGATATCGATGAAGAGTATATAATACTTCCATTTCACTAGTCAAGAAAAAGtaagaaacaaaaaatatactctttgactagtacaaatatttcaacagtatattcttgaggtcaaaagaaacactttttctcataccattttttccgattcggccctgataaaaacatataGACATTTTGATAATGATCTGTGCCaaccatggaaaaacaaaattaccgtcAGAATAACTAggtagctaaatctgtgacactacacatctgtagatcttttgaacagagttgtattcagccaaagcatccaacatcaaattactcgaaaacgggcattacacgagaaaatatgaaaaatacttttatttcaaaaaacgtTCAATTATTCATGAGTtagcgtccaatttagtttcaagagttgggttctttgaattttcggtatggTACGTAACGGTCATAATGAGaatactggaagacgtgggtaatacCTTGTGTTcataaaagattcatcaaataaatgaaaaactacgttccgaaattcatttcatgcgataaaaccgtttgggaaatagaataaaaaaaataacatttttttatggtttttctacAGCTTCTATCTTTTAAAtaaccaatttgaaaaaaattgtaaagtaaaaaagtgtttcttttgacctcaagaatctactgttgaaatatttgtacgagtcaaagtctcaccctgcATAATAATAAACCCCCTAAAAAATATCATTAATGAAAAAAGATCCGTCACCCTCTACATTAAAATTGTGGATATCAATGTAGGTACCTCAGCAGTCAGTCTATTCAAGAGTTCAAATAGAACAATAGTGCCTACATAACAATTCAATAATGATACTTTGCTAATGGGCCATATTTATCTTGAAACTAGTCAGAAATGAACCAAATATATCGATATTCATGAAAAAGAAGTATTATGCTAAACAATTGGAAAATTAGTCATAATTTACGTTATCTTTCTCTTTGAAGTATTTCAATTGAACCCAAGGTAAATTTTTGAAAGAGCTCTGTAGTTATCTAAGGAGCATTTTTTGTGACGAGTCAAAATTGATGATGAAATGAAGAATCCGTATTTCTTTTTCTCATTCTCAGCTCATTTCCTCCATCCTTCCTGCTGTGTTTTAAATACACATCTATTTATTTTTGACCTTTTATCTCGAACATTAACAAATTATGATAATCCAAAATTaacaatattttccataattaTTTGAGGTGTGGTATAAACATCAGGCAAACAGGGAGTCTAATGAATCAAATCACTCTctcgaaatttaattcatatTTTTCGGTCGCTCAGGTCAATCAATGTGAAACGTTCTGCATACATATCATTATGATTTACTATAGGAGGCACCAAGTTCATTATGATGATAGGAGAAAATCGCTTAACGTGTTTTCGAAGCCTTTGGGTTAGAGAGATCAACGATGATATCTGGCGCCAgagtttaaaaaaataaaaatttattccaTTCGAGAAGCAATAATTCAGTTTTCGGAGAAAATTTCGTGTCGTATTTAAATTCAATTGTTTATTCAACGCTCCCTATAATTTTTCAGATGCAGATAAACCAAAAGAACATATGGGGACTTATATAGAATAGTGAAGAACGGGTTCTGTTGACATAATTTAAATAGCTATTTTATTAATCAGTGTGCCTAATGAAAAACATAAGTTGGGAAAACTTATGTTTTTGGGAACAAAACACACTTAACTCTTTTAACCAATAATCAACTGAagattattgaaagaaaaattattaagATACATAAAACATTAAGGGAATTTCCACCATTaattttcacttctgaaaagaatggatatttttattcaacttGCTTGCATTATATGCGACTATGTTGGTCCAAAATTTACAAACCATATATTCAATAACTTTCTGACATGTGATTGAACCGTTGTTTATTAAAAATAAcatgtactgaaaaatttttctgcGAAAAACCGAACCACCATAAAGACGACTACAATTGATAACAATACTTACCCCACTATTATAATAACGCCTCAATCGTTTCTTTGGTTATTTCAGTAATATTTCCTTTTCTATTCGAAAACCGAGCTTTATTAGAGAGATGcccaaataaaaataattaaaataaccaACTGAACGATCAAGTTGGAATTGACAACATTATAACCTACCCTAATATAATAACGCCAAAATCTttcatttatatatttatataagttTTTTCTTGGTAGTTgggtatttttttttggaagctCGGTTTTGATGTTTTTCATTACTTCGTTATTTTCAAAGTAATAATACTACTTAGTTTCAAGCACTTTTGAGGAACGTATCTAAATGTATATGATGAAGACGCGCGTCATTTCACTCAAATAATGAATTAAAAAGTCTCAACGAAACCGTTTTGAATCTGAAATTGTTgctgaatttcaaaaataacttAAGGAATGTCTGAAGTTAACCATTTTTTTCTCACACTCAGTTGGTAGGTACTATATTTTTCTAAAGATATATTATTTTATAGATATTAGGTACCCCCGTTGCTTTTCCTTTACAATATGCGGCTTATTTTTGCGTTACTAATGAATCTAAATATATTCAGGGATCAGAGCAAGACCATTATAAAAATCATCGTCTTTGCTATCTCAGAAGGTGAATTGAGATTGGGTGACAATTATATGTTTATTAATAACTTTTGTCTCTGCCAACTTTTCATCTGTCTGCCGAATAGCCTTCATGAACTGCAATTGAACTAGTTTTATATGAAGAAAGTCACAAACTCACCTTGACAGTATCGGAAATATCAcaaatattcactttttttcaCTTTGAACGGCCGACACTTCTTTGCGTAGAGTTTTTCTAACTTCAGAGCTTATCATTTTTTATGGGTAGATTGAAAGCACACTTCCATGCTGGGATTGAAATAAAAACTGGGGAAAATATCGTGCTGTAGTGGATACGTTTTCTGACTTCAAAATATTATATAAGTAGGATCATGTCTCTTTGCCCGGCCTTAGCAATACTCGAACGTAAACGTTTTCGAATTCTCGCATCTGGTTTACATTGAGAACGCGACGTTGCCGGATTGTTTTGAATAAATCCTTCAATTAATTGAATACAAGTTCTTGAATACttgtagttgatgttttttattcattgaaGGTGCAAATGCAACGCTGCACATTGCAACTTTCCTGATAAGGTTGAATATGTTAAAGTAGGGAGTAGGGAAAGGCGAAATGCATGTATATATCTATTGTAGAAGTTTCCTAATATctttattttaaaaaataaataaatagggGAGAGTTGGATAAAACAGGATATCTAACGTTATATAACCCATAACTCCCTAAACAAGCTTTTGATAACTGCTACTTCTGCACAATAACTTCTCTGGTGTCTTCTCTATATATTGAATATCAAGCATTCCTTCATTGTTTGATGATTATGTAGAAAAAgtaatatttgtgataaaaggtAAAGTATCCTGTTTTGCCCTCGTAGTCGGGTAAAATGGGATGATgtataaatgaaaatgattatgagagtcaaatatatttattgaaattgaaaacagaaCACCTTAGGAGACTCATACTTATAACAAATAACAAATCAAGACTTCAGCAACGACAAAAATCGCACGAGTACGGATTAACATCATTCTCAACCCCGGCACAAGCTTCGTGAgacccacagattacagattctctgtaatctgtggtgagACCAATACGACAGTCCACATTACCCAACCGTCAGCACTCTTTGATTTAGAGTTCAATTCTGAACAATAAATGCAGGTTACATCgggttcctcttcatcttctgaactacaactacaatttttgtttattccaCCCTTCTCTTTTGTCGACTTTTTGTTAgatatcatattttttatcTTCTCTTTATTCTTGTTTATTACTGCCGATTCGTTTTTCTCGCATATTTTTCCATCCTTCTTTTGACTTGTTgaacaattaaattcaaaatctttgttGAAACCAATAGATCTCTTGATTGTGCAAAACGGGATAGTTTCCAGTTTTATCCGACTGCATGGTATCCCGTTTTGCCCGACCGC includes the following:
- the LOC123315424 gene encoding protein phosphatase 1 regulatory subunit 3C-B — encoded protein: MLLSHSPPVFSHSPPTEFLPHQPYHVSPFRDVPRIRRSTSFPVRCSSKQFTRPSKPILITRTSEETSSDDDNLSPTKNKKKVVFADDKGMSLTHVRLMTEPSNVPPLWTKRFLSEVTRGISADPVKSDVSWEIAFPQPASDYIQFRHRLETQRVCLENILIKENEEQIFGTIKVANLSFEKVIFVRSSCDDWSTHHDTFCSYVPNTLPSSSATSAYVVYDTFSFNMDLPKKSKRLEFCICFKSDQTEYWDNNDNKNYLLLKRIHFLPRTNSNDSFLNGQNMIPKKENKGTSDYVGTSVNASTWSEFASWTHFENSGPYW